From Thermogemmata fonticola, a single genomic window includes:
- a CDS encoding UbiA-like polyprenyltransferase gives MGQLVRRLLELIRFSHTVFALPFALTAAVLAWTEEPFRLLDLAGILWCMVSARSAAMAFNRIVDRHYDAANPRTAQRHLPAGQLSLRTVVLFCLLCCLAFVAGTLLFLWREPPNPWPLYLSGPVLMWILGYSYAKRFTSLAHFWLGSALMLAPLASWIALRGLTALYAPLLLGAAVAFWVAGFDILYACQDAEFDRRTGLQSLPARLGVAAALRVAALCHLIMLVLLALLPLAAPPLGTIYYLGLLLVGSLLAYEHYLVRPEDLSRVQQAFFQVNGVISIGFFLLVLVQVLFAAWPS, from the coding sequence ATGGGACAGTTGGTTCGCCGATTGCTGGAGTTGATCCGGTTCAGCCATACGGTGTTTGCATTACCCTTTGCTTTGACGGCAGCAGTCTTGGCCTGGACGGAGGAGCCGTTCCGGCTTCTGGACTTGGCGGGCATTCTCTGGTGTATGGTGAGTGCCCGCAGCGCAGCGATGGCGTTCAACCGGATTGTGGACCGGCATTACGATGCGGCGAATCCGCGCACTGCCCAACGACATCTTCCCGCCGGCCAATTGTCCCTACGCACCGTGGTTCTCTTCTGTTTGCTCTGCTGTCTAGCTTTTGTCGCAGGAACGCTGTTGTTTCTCTGGAGGGAGCCGCCAAATCCCTGGCCGTTATACCTGAGCGGACCGGTGCTCATGTGGATTCTCGGCTACTCGTATGCTAAGCGTTTCACCTCACTGGCACACTTTTGGCTAGGCTCAGCGTTGATGCTGGCACCCCTGGCCAGTTGGATCGCGTTGCGAGGGTTGACAGCTCTGTACGCCCCTCTTTTGCTCGGAGCCGCTGTCGCCTTCTGGGTCGCGGGCTTCGACATTCTCTATGCCTGTCAAGACGCAGAATTTGATCGCCGTACTGGCTTGCAGAGTCTGCCCGCTCGCTTGGGTGTGGCCGCTGCCCTGCGCGTGGCAGCCCTGTGTCATTTGATCATGCTCGTATTACTGGCCCTGCTCCCGTTGGCGGCTCCACCCCTAGGGACTATTTACTACCTCGGCTTGCTCCTGGTCGGCTCTTTGCTCGCCTATGAACACTACCTCGTCCGGCCGGAGGACCTCAGCCGCGTCCAGCAGGCCTTCTTCCAGGTCAATGGCGTCATTAGTATCGGATTTTTCCTACTAGTCTTGGTACAAGTGCTGTTTGCGGCGTGGCCCTCCTGA
- the hutH gene encoding histidine ammonia-lyase, with the protein MPLPRLRLAQLYEDLEVSMAQLCQDDSAVAASRARLETALASGGTIYGVNTGFGALARTRIAAEHQQLLQRNLLLSHAVGVGEPLPPAISRLMLRLKLHALGQGYSGVSLPTFRRLLDFDRRGRIPVVPSRGSVGASGDLAPLAHLCLPLIGQGAFWDETGTRCRPAAEVLAEEGWEPLELAAKDGLALINGTQFMSACGAYVLEKAQRLLDLYDLAAAMSLEALQGSIKPFDSRVMELRPYAGAIQVAAHIRFLLQESQILESHRHCGKVQDPYCLRCVPQVHGASRDALTWASTIVETELNSITDNPLVLSDGDILSAGHFHGQPLSIALDTAAMALATLACIAERRIYLLLEGHDGLPRLLMRQTGLNSGFMIPQYTAAALVSENKVLCHPACVDSIPTSLGQEDHVSMGSVAALKLLQVYDNVETVLAIELLTAAQALDYRHPLRPGRGVEAAHQRIRSHIPHREADYLFHEDLQPMFRLIRSDELLLASGLRDRHRPSHENP; encoded by the coding sequence ATGCCCTTGCCCCGACTACGCTTGGCTCAGTTGTACGAAGATCTGGAAGTCAGCATGGCTCAACTCTGTCAGGATGACAGTGCTGTAGCCGCGAGCCGTGCTCGTCTGGAAACCGCCTTGGCGAGCGGGGGGACGATCTACGGCGTCAACACTGGTTTTGGCGCGCTTGCACGCACGCGCATAGCCGCGGAACATCAGCAGTTGTTACAGCGGAATCTCCTGCTCAGTCACGCGGTGGGAGTAGGCGAACCTTTGCCGCCGGCGATCTCCCGCTTGATGCTCCGCTTGAAGCTCCACGCTTTAGGTCAGGGGTATTCCGGCGTGTCTCTGCCGACGTTCCGGCGGCTGCTAGATTTCGATCGGCGCGGACGGATTCCTGTGGTGCCCAGCCGCGGCAGTGTCGGCGCTTCAGGAGACCTGGCACCTCTGGCGCATCTGTGCTTGCCCTTGATCGGTCAGGGGGCTTTCTGGGACGAAACGGGCACGCGCTGCCGGCCCGCCGCCGAAGTGCTGGCCGAGGAAGGTTGGGAACCTCTGGAACTGGCCGCTAAGGACGGCCTGGCCTTGATCAACGGAACCCAATTCATGAGTGCGTGCGGAGCCTACGTACTCGAGAAAGCCCAGCGTCTCTTGGACCTATACGATTTGGCCGCTGCCATGTCCCTGGAAGCCTTACAAGGGAGTATCAAGCCGTTCGATAGCCGGGTGATGGAATTGCGTCCGTATGCGGGAGCCATACAGGTGGCGGCTCACATTCGTTTCCTGCTGCAAGAAAGCCAGATTCTGGAGTCCCACCGTCACTGCGGTAAAGTCCAGGACCCTTACTGCCTCCGCTGCGTTCCTCAAGTGCATGGTGCCAGCCGAGATGCCTTGACCTGGGCTAGCACGATTGTGGAGACCGAACTCAACAGCATCACGGACAATCCACTTGTCTTGTCCGATGGCGATATTCTCAGCGCGGGTCACTTTCACGGTCAGCCGTTGTCAATTGCCCTAGACACAGCAGCCATGGCGCTGGCCACACTGGCCTGTATCGCGGAACGCCGAATCTATCTGCTTCTGGAAGGCCACGATGGACTGCCCCGTTTGCTCATGCGGCAGACCGGCCTCAATTCGGGCTTCATGATCCCGCAGTACACCGCCGCTGCTCTCGTCAGCGAAAATAAGGTTCTCTGCCACCCCGCCTGCGTCGATTCCATCCCCACGAGCCTAGGCCAAGAAGATCACGTCAGCATGGGAAGCGTGGCAGCGCTGAAACTGCTCCAAGTGTATGACAACGTGGAGACCGTATTGGCGATCGAGCTTCTCACCGCCGCCCAGGCCTTGGATTACCGCCATCCCTTGCGGCCCGGACGCGGGGTAGAAGCAGCCCACCAAAGGATTCGTTCCCATATCCCCCATCGCGAAGCCGACTACCTGTTCCACGAAGACTTGCAGCCGATGTTCCGTCTGATCCGCAGTGACGAGTTGCTGTTGGCCAGCGGGTTACGCGACAGGCATCGACCGTCCCATGAGAATCCGTAA
- a CDS encoding ABC transporter permease subunit, protein MRVTIASLVARRELRDQWRDRRTLFLIFGLPLLMYPLFVGVGLLFWAALQDKQYVIGVVGAERLPTGAAPLGAAAGMAAEAMYARQVYPALIQAGRFHPRYLPLTSNGGGDLLLRFLSEADEELLAQRAIDALLIVEGNCAEELERGGQPVLRILAREGEENSKLAVRRLADVLNQWQEDVKKVRFARHNLPPDFDEPVRVHNPLSDKPLEKRLFDELRDTLVKVIPFLLIMWMLTGSLYPAIDMTAGEKERGTMETLLISPASRSEIVTGKFIAVAVMGYATAVWNVILMVGAVLVAQMFFPHELLSMPGLIAGMLTAIPLAILISAAALSLGIFARSTREGNYYMVPMFLVLLPLAYWSMTPGNELNGQTAWVPVVNVLLLQQRLLATRPDPFPWATVPVIVISLIICITLLLAVAIAQFHREEVLFRDAQAPARGWFRKNAPSPD, encoded by the coding sequence ATGCGTGTCACCATTGCCAGTCTGGTAGCGCGGCGAGAACTGCGCGATCAATGGCGGGATCGGCGGACGTTGTTCCTCATCTTCGGTCTGCCGCTGTTGATGTATCCTCTGTTTGTGGGCGTGGGCTTGCTGTTCTGGGCTGCATTGCAAGACAAGCAGTATGTTATCGGCGTGGTGGGGGCTGAGCGCCTTCCCACCGGAGCGGCTCCACTAGGGGCTGCGGCGGGAATGGCAGCGGAGGCGATGTATGCCCGTCAGGTCTACCCCGCCTTGATTCAAGCCGGGCGGTTCCATCCACGGTATCTCCCCCTGACTAGCAATGGCGGTGGAGACCTGCTCCTGCGCTTTCTGAGTGAAGCGGATGAGGAACTCTTGGCCCAACGGGCCATCGATGCTCTGCTAATTGTGGAAGGAAACTGCGCTGAGGAACTCGAGCGCGGCGGGCAACCGGTTTTGCGCATTCTGGCCCGCGAAGGCGAGGAAAACTCCAAACTGGCTGTCCGGCGATTGGCCGATGTCTTGAATCAATGGCAGGAGGATGTCAAAAAAGTCCGCTTCGCCCGCCATAATCTGCCGCCAGATTTCGACGAACCTGTCCGCGTCCACAATCCTCTATCGGACAAACCCCTGGAAAAGCGCTTGTTCGATGAGTTGCGCGACACGCTGGTTAAAGTGATTCCCTTCCTGCTGATCATGTGGATGCTCACAGGGTCGCTTTATCCAGCCATCGATATGACGGCGGGCGAAAAGGAGCGCGGCACCATGGAGACGCTGCTGATCAGCCCGGCTTCGCGCAGTGAGATCGTCACGGGTAAGTTTATTGCCGTAGCTGTGATGGGTTATGCAACGGCGGTGTGGAACGTGATCCTAATGGTCGGGGCAGTCCTGGTCGCGCAGATGTTTTTCCCCCACGAGTTGCTCTCGATGCCGGGCCTCATCGCCGGCATGCTGACAGCCATCCCCTTGGCCATCCTGATTTCTGCTGCTGCCCTCTCTTTGGGAATCTTCGCCCGCAGCACGCGTGAGGGGAATTACTACATGGTACCGATGTTCCTCGTGTTACTTCCCCTGGCGTACTGGAGCATGACGCCCGGAAACGAACTCAATGGACAAACGGCCTGGGTGCCCGTCGTCAACGTGCTGTTATTGCAACAACGTCTGTTAGCTACCCGGCCGGACCCATTCCCTTGGGCAACTGTACCCGTGATTGTAATCTCTTTGATTATCTGCATCACCCTACTCCTGGCGGTGGCCATTGCACAATTCCATCGGGAAGAGGTACTATTCCGAGATGCCCAAGCTCCTGCTCGGGGTTGGTTCCGAAAAAATGCACCTTCACCTGATTAG
- a CDS encoding N,N-dimethylformamidase beta subunit family domain-containing protein: MPMSNQPTRRDILLGSIATTAFASGTHLFVHAAAPRANPIIEENQRPGTNQWQLTYIKFDAGNRLRQSLIEGYCTRTSVAAGETIGFCVSTNPPTPFHIAIYRLGYYGGSGGRLVATLGPFEGRSQEIPPRGDKRLRECQWKPAVEITIPPDWLSGVYLAQLNAKNHRYQSYCIFIVRDNRRADLLFQCSTNTWQAYNKWPAADSLYDNDRPDRKPLVSGVRVSFDRPYARYWQVTDNPLSLGSGEFLLFEFPFSYWLEQHGYDVTYCANEDVDRSLDNLLRCKAFLSVGHDEYWTRRQFDHCLEAVRRGVHFGFFSGNTCCFVLEASAGKSGQPHRVIERVGRYGGIRPGEEKYMADLPVQAPNEATLIGAQTVSPFNGSGDWICRLPQHWIFEGTGMRAGEAIPGLVGWEFHGDPADIPGLQVVASGKTWTAGEAESHYEATIYSGPKGNIVFNASTIFWAQGLSSPPGHWLPYVHNGRPHGPDPRVQRITHNLLRRWREG; this comes from the coding sequence ATGCCAATGTCGAATCAACCCACACGCCGGGACATTCTCCTCGGCAGTATTGCAACGACCGCGTTCGCTTCTGGCACGCACCTTTTTGTTCATGCTGCCGCCCCGCGCGCCAATCCGATTATCGAGGAGAATCAGCGGCCTGGCACCAACCAGTGGCAACTCACCTACATCAAGTTTGATGCCGGCAATCGCCTGCGCCAATCTCTGATCGAGGGGTATTGCACCCGCACCTCGGTGGCAGCGGGGGAAACGATTGGGTTTTGCGTTAGCACCAACCCACCTACTCCTTTCCATATCGCCATTTACCGGCTCGGTTATTATGGTGGCAGCGGGGGACGCTTAGTGGCCACTCTAGGGCCGTTCGAGGGTCGGAGTCAGGAGATCCCACCACGAGGGGACAAACGGCTACGGGAATGCCAATGGAAACCCGCCGTGGAGATCACCATTCCCCCCGATTGGCTCAGCGGAGTGTATTTGGCTCAATTGAACGCCAAGAACCATCGTTACCAAAGCTATTGCATCTTTATCGTTCGAGATAACCGCCGGGCGGACCTACTGTTTCAATGCAGCACCAACACCTGGCAAGCCTACAACAAATGGCCCGCCGCCGACTCACTCTACGACAACGACCGTCCTGATCGCAAACCGCTGGTTTCAGGGGTCCGCGTCAGCTTTGATCGGCCTTACGCCCGCTATTGGCAAGTTACGGATAATCCCTTGTCCCTTGGTTCCGGCGAATTCCTTCTCTTCGAGTTTCCCTTCTCTTACTGGCTGGAACAGCACGGTTATGACGTGACCTACTGTGCCAACGAAGATGTAGATCGCTCTCTCGATAATTTGCTCCGCTGCAAAGCCTTCCTTTCCGTAGGACACGACGAGTATTGGACGCGGCGGCAATTCGACCACTGTTTGGAAGCGGTCCGACGGGGGGTTCATTTTGGCTTCTTTTCCGGCAACACCTGCTGCTTTGTCCTAGAAGCTAGCGCGGGAAAAAGTGGTCAGCCGCATCGGGTCATCGAACGGGTGGGGCGCTACGGTGGCATCCGTCCCGGAGAAGAAAAATATATGGCCGATCTGCCTGTGCAGGCACCCAATGAAGCAACGCTCATTGGTGCTCAGACCGTCTCTCCATTCAACGGTTCCGGCGATTGGATCTGCCGCTTGCCTCAGCATTGGATTTTCGAGGGGACCGGGATGCGAGCCGGCGAGGCTATCCCCGGTCTGGTAGGATGGGAGTTCCACGGGGACCCCGCTGACATTCCGGGTTTGCAAGTGGTCGCTTCGGGTAAAACCTGGACGGCCGGTGAAGCGGAGAGCCACTACGAAGCCACGATTTATTCCGGCCCCAAAGGGAACATCGTCTTCAATGCCTCCACGATCTTTTGGGCACAAGGGTTGA